The following proteins are encoded in a genomic region of Pyxicephalus adspersus chromosome 9, UCB_Pads_2.0, whole genome shotgun sequence:
- the PDP2 gene encoding pyruvate dehydrogenase [acetyl-transferring]-phosphatase 2, mitochondrial yields MSKTFSGWILRTAKRQVNLLQEGKRSYSQCLQRRGQARWRRAHSGSAAARLCSPPLCSSDRSYRHTAEDVRYQLLPQQINDLLRANEQSVKMADGEGRNRGTVLKMESNILASNSPCEDRRSAATCLQTKGNLFGIFDGHAGAACAQSVSERLFYYIAVSLMPQGTLEEIEFAREHMKPVLPILQWYKHKNDYMPREMASLYVDHLRVFWQELIELDNGSGMSVADAMAYAFQRLDSDISLEAQHYTDNEFIKNLALEIAFSGSTACVSHIDGVHLHLANCGDCRAVLGVQDEGGAWSGVPLTEDHNAFNLSELQRVRSEHPEEEDVVSDCRLLGLLMPLRAFGDVRFKWSQGLQKSVLHGACNAEPLNIYQYSPTNYHTPPYLTATPEVTYHKLRPQDKFLIMASDGLWDFLDNQEAVRLVAEHLSDIREPRISMGKRSLGTMHNLLLQRRSSGIHRPDPNVATHLIRNAVGTNEDGELDQERLAAMLSLPEDLSRMYRDDITVTVIYFNSSAIEAQYQDGEQRR; encoded by the coding sequence ATGTCAAAGACTTTCTCTGGGTGGATTCTGAGAACGGCGAAGCGTCAGGTGAATCTCCTCCAGGAAGGGAAACGTTCCTATTCACAATGTCTGCAGAGAAGAGGCCAGGCAAGATGGCGGCGCGCTCATTCCGGTAGTGCCGCCGCCCGTCTGTGCTCTCCCCCGCTGTGCTCCTCTGACCGCTCGTACCGGCACACGGCTGAGGATGTCCGCTATCAGCTGTTACCGCAACAGATCAACGACCTCCTGCGAGCCAACGAGCAGTCCGTCAAGATGGCCGACGGCGAGGGCAGAAACCGCGGCACCGTCCTGAAGATGGAAAGTAACATCCTGGCCTCCAATTCGCCGTGCGAGGATCGGCGCAGTGCTGCCACCTGTCTGCAGACCAAGGGAAATCTCTTTGGTATCTTTGATGGGCACGCCGGTGCTGCTTGCGCCCAGTCGGTCAGCGAGCGGCTCTTCTATTACATCGCCGTGTCGCTGATGCCCCAGGGCACCTTGGAGGAGATTGAATTTGCCCGGGAGCACATGAAGCCGGTGCTGCCCATCCTCCAGTggtacaaacacaaaaatgactACATGCCCCGGGAGATGGCATCGCTCTACGTCGACCACCTGCGGGTGTTCTGGCAGGAGCTCATCGAGCTGGATAACGGATCCGGCATGAGTGTGGCGGACGCCATGGCATACGCCTTCCAGCggctggactccgacatctcatTGGAAGCTCAGCACTACACCGACAACGAATTCATCAAAAACCTCGCCTTGGAAATCGCCTTCTCCGGCTCCACCGCTTGCGTCTCCCACATAGACGGCGTCCACCTACACCTCGCCAATTGCGGAGATTGCCGGGCCGTGCTGGGGGTTCAGGATGAAGGCGGCGCCTGGTCTGGAGTTCCCCTAACCGAAGACCACAACGCCTTCAATCTGTCGGAGCTGCAGAGGGTCCGGTCTGAGCACCCCGAGGAGGAGGACGTTGTGTCCGATTGCCGATTGCTGGGCCTGTTGATGCCCCTCAGGGCCTTCGGGGACGTTCGGTTCAAATGGAGCCAAGGATTGCAGAAAAGCGTCCTGCACGGCGCCTGCAATGCGGAACCCCTAAATATCTATCAGTATTCCCCCACAAACTACCACACCCCTCCCTACCTAACCGCCACCCCCGAGGTCACTTACCACAAGCTCCGCCCCCAGGACAAATTCCTCATCATGGCTTCCGATGGACTTTGGGATTTTCTGGACAACCAGGAGGCGGTGCGTCTGGTGGCGGAGCACCTTTCCGATATTCGGGAGCCCCGGATTTCCATGGGGAAGCGCAGCCTGGGCACCATGCACAACCTGCTTCTTCAGAGGCGCAGCAGCGGCATCCACAGACCCGACCCAAACGTGGCCACTCACCTCATCCGAAACGCCGTCGGCACCAACGAGGACGGCGAGTTGGATCAGGAGAGATTGGCCGCCATGTTGAGTCTGCCGGAGGACTTGTCCAGGATGTACCGGGACGATATTACCGTGACGGTGATTTACTTTAACTCCAGCGCCATCGAGGCGCAATACCAGGACGGCGAGCAGAGACGATGA